The Coffea arabica cultivar ET-39 chromosome 9e, Coffea Arabica ET-39 HiFi, whole genome shotgun sequence genome has a window encoding:
- the LOC113709490 gene encoding inositol transporter 4-like isoform X2 yields MAAAPGPWMIIIGRIFVGLGVGMASMTAPLYISEASPARVRGALVSTNGLLITGGAFLSYVINYAFTKTPGTWRWMLGVAGFPALIQFLLMLWLPESPRWLYMENKTDEARKILEKIYPAEEVEEEVQALKASIEAEKAQEGPVNENFFAKLKAAWGNVVVRRGLYAGITVQVAQQFVGINTVMYYSPTIVQFAGFASNSTALALSLITSGLNVVGTIISMLFVDRYGRRRLMIVSMFGIIVCLVVLSVMFFEAASHAPPVSHSESFNFSVNSTCPSFVQASNPASWNCMTCLNASPKCAFCSNGASQYQPGACLVVDDGLKDKCHSEQHRVWFTEGCPSKFGIFTVLLLGLYIISYAPGMGTAPWIVNSEIYPLRYRGLGGGTAAVSNWVANLIVSESFLTLTEALGSAGTFLLFAGFSFLGLVAIFFVVPETKGLQLEEIESVLQEGYKPTLFCCKGKAEEKDSGR; encoded by the exons ATGGCTGCTGCTCCTGGTCCCTGGATGATCATTATTGGGAGAATATTTGTGGGATTGGGAGTTGGAATGGCGTCCATGACAGCACCTCTCTATATTTCGGAAGCTTCTCCTGCTAGAGTTAGAGGTGCATTAGTTAGTACCAATGGTTTGCTGATTACCGGAGGAGCTTTTCTGTCTTATGTGATCAACTATGCATTCACCAAG ACGCCTGGGACGTGGCGTTGGATGCTTGGAGTAGCAGGTTTTCCGGCTCTGATCCAATTTCTTTTGATGCTTTGGCTTCCTGAGTCTCCTAGATGGCTCTATATGGAG AATAAAACGGACGAAGCTAGGAAGATTCTGGAGAAGATTTATCCTGCCGAGGAAGTTGAGGAAGAAGTCCAGGCCTTAAAAGCCTCCATCGAAGCTGAGAAAGCTCAGGAAGGGCCTGTAAATGAAAACTTTTTCGCGAAGCTTAAAGCGGCCTGGGGTAATGTAGTGGTCCGGAGGGGACTGTATGCCGGAATCACCGTCCAAGTAGCTCAACAGTTTGTTGGTATCAACACCGTTATGTACTATAGCCCTACCATAGTACAATTTGCGGGATTTGCTTCAAATTCGACGGCTTTGGCACTATCTCTGATTACCTCTGGTCTTAATGTTGTGGGTACCATCATCAGTATGCTTTTTGTTGACAGATATGGCAGGAGGAGATTGATGATAGTCTCCATGTTTGGGATCATAGTTTGTCTGGTGGTGTTGTCCGTCATGTTTTTTGAAGCTGCCTCTCATGCCCCACCAGTCAGTCACTCTGAATCCTTCAATTTTAGCGTCAATTCTACCTGTCCCAGCTTCGTCCAAGCCTCAAATCCTGCATCTTGGAATTGCATGACATGCTTGAACGCATCTCCAAAGTGTGCCTTTTGTTCTAATGGAGCTAGCCAA TATCAACCTGGGGCATGCTTAGTGGTGGACGATGGTCTGAAGGATAAATGCCACAGCGAACAACATCGCGTATGGTTCACCGAAGGCTGTCCGAGCAAATTCGGAATTTTCACCGTCCTGCTCCTAGGATTGTACATCATTTCGTACGCTCCTGGGATGGGGACTGCACCTTGGATCGTGAACTCTGAGATATATCCATTGAGATACAGAGGGTTAGGCGGTGGAACTGCGGCAGTCTCCAACTGGGTGGCTAATCTGATTGTCAGCGAGTCATTCTTGACGCTGACAGAGGCACTTGGGTCTGCCGGCACTTTCCTTTTGTTTGCTGGattctcctttcttggactggTGGCCATTTTCTTCGTCGTACCTGAAACCAAAGGTTTGCAATTGGAGGAGATTGAGAGCGTGCTCCAAGAGGGTTACAAGCCAACCTTGTTCTGCTGCAAGGGAAAAGCAGAGGAAAAGGACAGTGGCAGGTGA
- the LOC113709490 gene encoding inositol transporter 4-like isoform X1: MVEGGVTAVSRTELTEFWRTIWRTPYIMRLALSAGIGGLLFGYDTGVISGALLYIRDDFDSVKNNTFLRETIVSMAVAGAVIGAAFGGWLNDKCGRKKSILLADMLFVAGAILMAAAPGPWMIIIGRIFVGLGVGMASMTAPLYISEASPARVRGALVSTNGLLITGGAFLSYVINYAFTKTPGTWRWMLGVAGFPALIQFLLMLWLPESPRWLYMENKTDEARKILEKIYPAEEVEEEVQALKASIEAEKAQEGPVNENFFAKLKAAWGNVVVRRGLYAGITVQVAQQFVGINTVMYYSPTIVQFAGFASNSTALALSLITSGLNVVGTIISMLFVDRYGRRRLMIVSMFGIIVCLVVLSVMFFEAASHAPPVSHSESFNFSVNSTCPSFVQASNPASWNCMTCLNASPKCAFCSNGASQYQPGACLVVDDGLKDKCHSEQHRVWFTEGCPSKFGIFTVLLLGLYIISYAPGMGTAPWIVNSEIYPLRYRGLGGGTAAVSNWVANLIVSESFLTLTEALGSAGTFLLFAGFSFLGLVAIFFVVPETKGLQLEEIESVLQEGYKPTLFCCKGKAEEKDSGR; this comes from the exons ATGGTGGAGGGGGGCGTTACTGCTGTGAGCAGAACAGAGCTCACGGAATTCTGGCGGACGATTTGGAGAACGCCTTATATTATGCGCCTTGCCTTATCAGCTGGAATTGGAGGGCTTCTGTTTGGCTATGACACTG GTGTTATTTCTGGTGCCTTGCTCTACATCCGGGATGACTTTGATTCCGTTAAAAACAACACATTTCTGCGA GAAACTATTGTTAGCATGGCAGTAGCAGGAGCTGTGATTGGTGCTGCATTTGGTGGTTGGCTCAATGACAAGTGTGGTCGGAAGAAATCAATTCTTTTAGCTGATATGCTGTTCGTTGCAGGTGCCATACTTATGGCTGCTGCTCCTGGTCCCTGGATGATCATTATTGGGAGAATATTTGTGGGATTGGGAGTTGGAATGGCGTCCATGACAGCACCTCTCTATATTTCGGAAGCTTCTCCTGCTAGAGTTAGAGGTGCATTAGTTAGTACCAATGGTTTGCTGATTACCGGAGGAGCTTTTCTGTCTTATGTGATCAACTATGCATTCACCAAG ACGCCTGGGACGTGGCGTTGGATGCTTGGAGTAGCAGGTTTTCCGGCTCTGATCCAATTTCTTTTGATGCTTTGGCTTCCTGAGTCTCCTAGATGGCTCTATATGGAG AATAAAACGGACGAAGCTAGGAAGATTCTGGAGAAGATTTATCCTGCCGAGGAAGTTGAGGAAGAAGTCCAGGCCTTAAAAGCCTCCATCGAAGCTGAGAAAGCTCAGGAAGGGCCTGTAAATGAAAACTTTTTCGCGAAGCTTAAAGCGGCCTGGGGTAATGTAGTGGTCCGGAGGGGACTGTATGCCGGAATCACCGTCCAAGTAGCTCAACAGTTTGTTGGTATCAACACCGTTATGTACTATAGCCCTACCATAGTACAATTTGCGGGATTTGCTTCAAATTCGACGGCTTTGGCACTATCTCTGATTACCTCTGGTCTTAATGTTGTGGGTACCATCATCAGTATGCTTTTTGTTGACAGATATGGCAGGAGGAGATTGATGATAGTCTCCATGTTTGGGATCATAGTTTGTCTGGTGGTGTTGTCCGTCATGTTTTTTGAAGCTGCCTCTCATGCCCCACCAGTCAGTCACTCTGAATCCTTCAATTTTAGCGTCAATTCTACCTGTCCCAGCTTCGTCCAAGCCTCAAATCCTGCATCTTGGAATTGCATGACATGCTTGAACGCATCTCCAAAGTGTGCCTTTTGTTCTAATGGAGCTAGCCAA TATCAACCTGGGGCATGCTTAGTGGTGGACGATGGTCTGAAGGATAAATGCCACAGCGAACAACATCGCGTATGGTTCACCGAAGGCTGTCCGAGCAAATTCGGAATTTTCACCGTCCTGCTCCTAGGATTGTACATCATTTCGTACGCTCCTGGGATGGGGACTGCACCTTGGATCGTGAACTCTGAGATATATCCATTGAGATACAGAGGGTTAGGCGGTGGAACTGCGGCAGTCTCCAACTGGGTGGCTAATCTGATTGTCAGCGAGTCATTCTTGACGCTGACAGAGGCACTTGGGTCTGCCGGCACTTTCCTTTTGTTTGCTGGattctcctttcttggactggTGGCCATTTTCTTCGTCGTACCTGAAACCAAAGGTTTGCAATTGGAGGAGATTGAGAGCGTGCTCCAAGAGGGTTACAAGCCAACCTTGTTCTGCTGCAAGGGAAAAGCAGAGGAAAAGGACAGTGGCAGGTGA
- the LOC113709491 gene encoding uncharacterized protein: MVSVEDSHSHTYSHSIPNSTSRFPQTPQQHHYYYTPPPLSSSAKLHRSMGRSMRTIRSNFFQIHDASPDHPSLLSLPQISTNVSENLSDSALIDLRLGELATKTASHTPAGGVRDPAAPFVTEDFTYLDMISRSFGSDLSACSSDISGELHRLATVPDPAPISELQPQDEPEPCTGFLQRETFSTEIIESISPEDLQPTVKLCVDGLNSSSVAVRRSAAAKLRLLAKNRADNRALIGEAGAVPALIPLLRCSDSLTQEHAVTALLNLSLHQDNKALIADAGAVKSLVYVLKTGTEISKQNAACALLNLALVDESNKLSIGACGAIPPLVALLINGSNRGKKDALTTLYKLCSVKLNKERAVTAGAVRPLVGLVGEQGTGLAEKAMVVLSSLAGIEMGRDAIVEEGGIAAFVEAIEDGSDKGKEFAVLTLLQLCGDSVRNRGLLVREGGIPPLVALSQTGTAKAKHKAERLLEYLREPRQEASPSTP, translated from the exons ATGGTGTCCGTAGAAGATTCCCATTCCCATACTTACTCTCACTCCATTCCCAATTCCACCTCTCGTTTCCCTCAAACGCCTCAACAACACCATTACTATTACACTCCCCCGCCCCTCTCTTCTTCTGCTAAACTTCACCGCTCCATGGGCCGTTCCATGCGCACTATTCGctccaatttcttccaaatccatGACGCCTCCCCCGACCACCCTTCCCTTCTCTCCCTTCCCCAAATTTCTACCAATGTTTCCGAAAATTTGTCTGACTCCGCCCTCATCGACCTCCGTCTCGGCGAACTCGCCACCAAAACTGCCTCCCACACCCCCGCCGGAGGGGTTCGGGATCCCGCCGCCCCGTTCGTAACTGAGGATTTTACTTACCTTGACATGATTTCCCGTTCCTTCGGCAGCGACTTGTCCGCCTGCTCCAGCGACATCTCCGGCGAGCTCCACCGACTCGCCACTGTCCCCGATCCTGCCCCCATCTCTGAGCTCCAGCCCCAGGACGAGCCCGAACCCTGCACTGGCTTTCTCCAGAGGGAAACCTTCTCCACTGAGATTATCGAGAGTATCTCGCCGGAAGACCTTCAGCCCACCGTCAAACTCTGCGTAGACGGACTCAATTCCTCCTCCGTCGCAGTTCGAAGGTCGGCGGCAGCTAAACTGAGGCTCCTGGCCAAGAACAGGGCCGATAATCGGGCTCTCATTGGCGAGGCTGGAGCTGTCCCGGCCTTGATACCGCTGCTCCGGTGCTCAGACTCCCTGACGCAGGAGCACGCCGTCACGGCCTTGTTGAATCTTTCCCTCCATCAAGATAACAAAGCTCTGATAGCTGACGCTGGAGCTGTAAAATCACTCGTTTATGTGTTGAAAACCGGCACCGAGATCTCGAAACAGAACGCTGCCTGCGCCCTGCTGAATTTAGCTTTAGTCGACGAGAgtaataaattgtcaatagGCGCATGCGGGGCTATTCCTCCGCTAGTGGCCTTGTTGATAAATGGGTCCAACAGAGGGAAGAAAGATGCTTTGACAACTCTCTACAAGCTTTGCTCGGTCAAACTGAACAAGGAGAGGGCGGTGACTGCCGGCGCGGTGAGGCCGCTGGTGGGTTTGGTCGGAGAGCAAGGGACAGGGTTGGCAGAGAAGGCGATGGTTGTGCTGAGTAGCTTAGCTGGGATTGAAATGGGCCGCGATGCAATTGTGGAGGAAGGTGGGATTGCTGCCTTTGTGGAGGCTATTGAAGATGGCTCTGATAAGGGGAAGGAATTCGCGGTGTTGACATTATTGCAGCTTTGTGGGGATAGTGTTCGGAACAGAGGGTTGTTGGTCAGGGAAGGGGGGATCCCTCCCCTTGTGGCGCTGTCTCAGACTGGGACTGCTAAGGCTAAGCACAAG GCTGAAAGGCTTCTGGAGTACTTGAGAGAACCAAGACAAGAGGCTTCTCCTTCAACCCCGTAG